In Mycobacterium sp. Aquia_216, a genomic segment contains:
- a CDS encoding 2-hydroxyacid dehydrogenase: MTVKKTNDVLRVGSRFEPTFQAELAARYDIPELPDGPLRAEFLAERGAEFRVVVTSGLAGVDADTIAALPNLEAIVNNGAGVDSIDLEAAKRRGIGVSNTPDVLSDTVADTALGLILMTLRRFGAADRYVRAGRWASEGAFPYARDVSGLQVGIVGLGRIGSAIATRLLGFDCAIAYHNRHRIDGSPYRYAESPVELAESVDVLVVATTGDRQTRHLVDRTVLEALGPEGYLINIARGSVVDQDALVELVAGGGLAGAGLDVFVDEPNVPAALFNLDNVVLFPHIGSATARTRRAMALLTIRNLESYLASGELVTPVLRPRS, translated from the coding sequence GTGACGGTCAAGAAGACGAACGACGTGCTACGGGTCGGCAGCAGGTTCGAGCCGACATTCCAAGCCGAGCTGGCTGCGCGCTACGACATCCCCGAACTCCCCGACGGTCCGCTGCGTGCCGAGTTCCTGGCCGAGCGCGGGGCTGAATTTCGCGTGGTGGTGACGTCGGGCCTGGCGGGCGTTGATGCCGATACCATTGCGGCCCTGCCCAATCTGGAGGCGATTGTGAACAACGGGGCGGGAGTGGACTCGATCGATCTGGAGGCGGCCAAGCGCCGGGGTATCGGCGTGAGCAACACTCCAGATGTGCTGTCGGACACGGTTGCCGACACGGCACTGGGGCTGATCCTGATGACGCTGCGACGCTTCGGCGCGGCCGACCGCTACGTCCGCGCGGGCCGGTGGGCGTCCGAGGGCGCGTTCCCGTATGCCCGGGATGTCAGTGGCCTTCAGGTGGGCATCGTGGGTTTAGGACGAATCGGTTCGGCCATCGCGACGCGACTCCTCGGATTCGATTGCGCCATCGCCTATCACAACCGCCACCGGATCGACGGGTCACCATACCGGTACGCGGAATCGCCCGTGGAGTTGGCGGAGTCGGTCGACGTGCTGGTGGTCGCCACCACCGGTGACCGCCAGACTCGCCACCTGGTCGACCGGACCGTCCTCGAGGCACTGGGCCCCGAGGGCTATCTGATCAACATCGCCCGCGGCAGTGTCGTCGACCAGGACGCACTGGTGGAACTGGTGGCCGGCGGCGGGCTGGCCGGAGCGGGGCTGGACGTGTTCGTCGACGAGCCCAACGTGCCTGCCGCACTGTTCAATCTGGACAATGTGGTGCTGTTCCCGCACATCGGCAGCGCCACGGCCCGGACCCGCCGGGCGATGGCACTCCTGACGATCCGCAACCTCGAAAGTTACCTGGCCAGCGGTGAACTGGTCACCCCCGTATTGCGCCCGCGTAGCTGA